The following are from one region of the Ochotona princeps isolate mOchPri1 chromosome 4, mOchPri1.hap1, whole genome shotgun sequence genome:
- the LOC101529087 gene encoding putative olfactory receptor 10D4, with protein MRNHTMVTKFILLGIPETQGLQRTLLYLFSALYLCNLLGNVLIFATIICSPRLHTPMYFFLGNLSIFDLGFSSTTAPKMLCYLSGQSRAISFQGCVAQLFFYHFLGCTECFLYTVMACDRFVAICFPLRYTVIMNHRVCSALAVGTWMSGCVHASLLTCLTFQLPYCGPNQVDYYFCDIPAVLSLACADTSLAQTVGFTNVGLLSLICFSLILVSYVRIGISISKIRSTEGKQRAFSTCSAHLAAILCVYVPIIIIYLQPNPSPLLGAIVQILNNLVTPTLNPLIYSLRNKDVKSALSSMFPKRCCSPENQ; from the coding sequence ATGAGAAATCACACAATGGTGACCAAATTCATCCTGCTGGGGATCCCTGAGACACAGGGCCTCCAGAGGACACTTCTGTACCTGTTCTCTGCGTTGTATTTATGTAACCTCTTGGGAAATGTGCTCATCTTCGCCACAATCATCTGCTCTCCACGGCTTCACACCCCCATGTATTTTTTCTTGGGAAACCTCTCCATCTTTGACCTGGGATTCTCTTCCACAACCGCTCCCAAGATGCTCTGCTACCTTTCAGGACAGAGTCGGGCCATCTCTTTCCAGGGCTGTGTTGCTCAGCTCTTCTTTTACCACTTCCTGGGCTGCACAGAGTGTTTCCTGTACACGGTGATGGCCTGCGACCGCTTTGTGGCCATATGTTTCCCGTTGAGATACACGGTCATCATGAACCACAGGGTGTGCTCTGCCTTGGCCGTGGGGACCTGGATGAGCGGCTGTGTCCACGCCTCTCTCCTCACCTGCCTCACCTTCCAGTTACCCTACTGTGGCCCTAACCAGGTGGACTATTACTTCTGTGACATCCCCGCAGTCTTATCTCTAGCCTGTGCTGACACATCTCTAGCCCAGACGGTAGGTTTCACCAACGTTGGTCTTCTGTCTCTCATCTGCTTTTCTCTCATCCTCGTCTCCTACGTGCGCATTGGCATCTCCATCTCCAAAATTCGGTCCACAGAAGGCAAGCAACGTGCCTTCTCGACTTGCAGTGCCCACCTTGCTGCgattctgtgtgtatatgtaccaATAATCATCATCTACTTACAACCGAATCCCAGCCCCTTGCTTGGGGCCATAGTTCAGATCTTGAACAACCTTGTCACCCCCACACTGAACCCATTGATTTACAGCCTGAGGAACAAGGATGTCAAGTCAGCGCTGAGTAGCATGTTCCCCAAGAGATGCTGCTCTCCGGAAAATCAATGA